The sequence below is a genomic window from Plasmodium gaboni strain SY75 chromosome 7, whole genome shotgun sequence.
caacatatataatataaataaaatggaaataaataaaaataaatgtaatgTCTCTAAAAAGgtaaatatatcaaattCTCACgattttataaataaagatgaaaatttaaacaaaaatataaatgtaaatgtaaaaataaatgacATGTGTGATAACGTATCATTTAATgatcatttatataatatatattccaaCTACACCCATTTATCTAAAAAGTACAAAAATTgcataaaaataaattacgaaattataaaattaattcatttgttccatttgttattaaaacatttttataattattttccAATATTGAAAATTACGAATAACCAAAGAGACAatcttattatttataattattatgacaaattatatatctatccaaatgaaaataataataataataaacaaaaagttttaaaaaaaatggaaaatCAAACAAATGATGtcttaaaaaataaggaagaaaaaatgaacaattttaatgtatttaaaaatgtgAATGAATATGGATTggattttttttatttcagtgaaacaaaaaatgatgaaaatggAAGAACCATTCATAGTTTAGTAGAATCAACAAAAATGGAAAACTTTGatgatattttattaaatgaaaatgaaacaGAATTATCTTCATATAATTTGTCAGAAAATCATATGGCACATGACCCTTTTTTAGAAGAGGAAAAAGATCAATTTAATTctgttcattttttaaattcagaaaaattatttttatatcttatTAACAATAAATTGGATGACATTTTAATTAATgttaatatgtataatttttcaaaCGAAAATGGgacaataaaatatacacctataaatggatataatattcttgTTCCTAAAGATCAAAACAGTATGAATAATGTGGTATTACAAAATAGAAATGACAAATgttgtattatatatcaaCGTAGTGATGTTTTAAAGTGTTTGAAAAGTCAAACGAGTGTTTATAACAGAATtgaagaaatattaaataaattaattaataataatattatattaaatcaATTGAATTCTAATATTACTACTGAAAATTATGTAAgtcatttaaataaatacaataaaaacattttgGAAATATACGATGATCATATTTTTGATATGTACTATAAAATACCAAAAGAAAAATCAATAGAAAGTGAAGAatcaataaaaaataaaaagttaCTACAAGTTAAGATATTCTTAGATTATGAAAAgttatataacaaaaaaacaGTGGAAACACAAACAATAGAATCCTTTTTCAAAAAAGATAAATCTATACAAATTATGAAGGATAAAGAAATTTCTACAATAACACAACAATATAGTCAAACACAAAAAGTAACAAATACAATGTTTTATTTGaaagatatatatgattagAATGATACATTTATGATTAAAATTGtgaaatattaatatatcagcaaaaaaaaaaaattatttttttaatgatgtaaaataatattaaatattaaatattaaatattgaaatataaatatatatatatatatatatatatttttttttttttacacATTTATTGAAATACgatttatttatataggaatgtttttatcattttattatatatatatatatttttttttttttttatgaataaaatatatatttatgtatttatttatttatttatatttattcccattttaaaaataaaatatattaaccttttcaaaataaaaaatacataattatattttttttattggCTTCTTATGAAATGgttaataatataaaaatttgattcaattaaaaatgaactttttttttttttggtttttgtttttacacttaaataataaaatggcataaatgtaatataatatatatatatatatatataataagcTCTATTTTCAttgtttaaaaataaatgaaaagaatataagaatttttacatatatattttatatatatatattttttttttaatgatgaaaataattatgttCAAGAAAAGGGTTCCATGTAAATTCCAGATGTGGAATTTTCgtaatattcataatagCCACTTAAATAAAACTCTAAAGAATAGATATGCTGATGAAAAGATGAGAGATAAATAtttagataatatatataacaatgaaattaatattaatactatcaataaaaatataaaacataaaaaaattgattATCTCAGACAATTAATTTATGACGAAGCAGATGGTAATGACTATTTCTTAAGTGACAACATTTTAGAagaaatacaaaaaaaaaaaaaaaaaaataatgttaatttgaataatgaagaaaaaaagcaagatgataatttaaaatatgcaaataataatattgataatgAAAATAGAAAAGAAGAAATGTGTGAATCAAAATATAAGCAAGCTattagaatatataatttattaaaattaaatgataaaacGAATATATTTGATGAAGATGTGTTTATGAATATAGATAGTAAAATGAATCATgatttatatgaattttctcagaaatatattttaaacaAGGACATTTTAGAAGGTACTAGCACTTCATCATTAGGAATTAATAAAAGTGGtataatacaaaataatgataatataaatattaatactaatagtaataataataaaagaaattattacTTTGAATCTTCTGCGGAAATTAAAAGAGATGATTACAACATAAAGGATAAAATCCAGAATGATCAaactaataataatataaatggTGATACAAATGATGTTACAAATGATGATACAAATTTAAATGTGAACAAATCTTTTAACgataatttaataaacaATATTTCTGAAGAATGtaattatgataaaaataaaaattgtaataacaactttatgaatattacaaatatgAACTTACCCATTTTTAATCCGAATAGTTTTTGTTTAGCTGTTGAAAATTTAACAAACGAAATATGCGAAGATTTGATATTTTTGTTTGGGGACATattagaagaaaaagaaatacCTAAAAAAGGAGAATGTGATCGATTGTATAAATTTGTTAATTCTTTaagtaattttttttgtttagAGAAAAATGAAGCAGATGTTGAACGATGGATAAATGATGTATATgaaaagataaaaaaatacttACCATATAATCTAAGAAATTTAAATACTAAATATGTAGAAGAATGGTTAAAAGGTCATATAGAACGAGTGTTATATAATCAaaagtataaaaataaaacattatataaagaaaaatattataatattggtaatgattttaaatatgataatttacaaataaataatgataatataatggAAGATATGAAAATAGAATTTTcaacaaataaattaaccttatattttaaatctattattcaattttttttaggaaaaaaaa
It includes:
- a CDS encoding putative mitochondrial ribosomal protein S5 precursor; translated protein: MMKIIMFKKRVPCKFQMWNFRNIHNSHLNKTLKNRYADEKMRDKYLDNIYNNEININTINKNIKHKKIDYLRQLIYDEADGNDYFLSDNILEEIQKKKKKNNVNLNNEEKKQDDNLKYANNNIDNENRKEEMCESKYKQAIRIYNLLKLNDKTNIFDEDVFMNIDSKMNHDLYEFSQKYILNKDILEGTSTSSLGINKSGIIQNNDNININTNSNNNKRNYYFESSAEIKRDDYNIKDKIQNDQTNNNINGDTNDVTNDDTNLNVNKSFNDNLINNISEECNYDKNKNCNNNFMNITNMNLPIFNPNSFCLAVENLTNEICEDLIFLFGDILEEKEIPKKGECDRLYKFVNSLSNFFCLEKNEADVERWINDVYEKIKKYLPYNLRNLNTKYVEEWLKGHIERVLYNQKYKNKTLYKEKYYNIGNDFKYDNLQINNDNIMEDMKIEFSTNKLTLYFKSIIQFFLGKKNINKDLEEQINMMFINLKKIGLDNWLQMDINDFEKYLLRNNNNNNNLIEITDNDKYVSYLMLKCASRNITDFYFYEEFSPFYLFHEQPKNSIEDKINTIQQNKHISDEQLKNIIYNNNSSVTIINNNKSSNTYNDMDIDLFLQKEKNYHMNRSVITYTYNESTNTYNYKYKQIPNTIYDQNTNKYIREKDTIDPMLKLNEMRSSILEVKRMMSMTKDGRVYYIRIVIIIGNGKGVYGYGVGFGKNIKEARNSALLNSISNLDFIDFNYKNCILNFPVSGQEYSSHVKIIPRPLGKGLKINRKYLPLAYILGLDNVKISFSGSNKWMSRIKALKRCLNKIVSIKTLCKMTGKKYVCHFAPHYYTSHWPDYWFKNILKEYKYKIQKIQKKRTMVCRKNFRSNISKIPEEVVPDFTPYTWKTPIQKFVESQKLKKYVDNNIYRTNVF